A segment of the Alkalicoccobacillus plakortidis genome:
AATAATCGCACAATCAAAGATCTTCTCAGAATGCATATAATCTCCTTCTTTCATATATATTAAAGATACTCTATATCTATAATAGTCGTTATAAATCGTAAGCACAAATAAGACGCTCATGTTTGTTGACGTTCTCAAAACCTGTTGAGATAATACTTATAAGTAAATCATAATGACTTAGGTGATAAAACAATGAATTATTCAAAGGGAACGAACTATGCCCTACACACTATGCTGTATTTGGCTACTCAAAAAGAAAATTTGATTGTAGGTGTGCAAGAATTAGCAGACCATCAATCTGTCTCTCCTTCATATTTGTCAAAAATTTTAACGAAGCTTACAAAACAAGGCTTAATTGAATCACATTCTGGTGCGCAAGGTGGCTACCGTTTAAGTCGTGATAAATACACCATTTCTTTTTTGGACATCATACAGGCAGTTGAAGGCAATGCTCCTTTATTTAAAGGCTGCGAGAGAAATGCACCTGGCTGCTTAATTGAAGCGGTCATGGAAGAATCAGAACAAAAAATGGATGAGTATCTACTATCTAAAACGATTGGTCATGTAGCTGATCAAGCGAATCAATCAATGTAGTTTTTATATAAAAGAAGAATTTTTTTAAAACCGTATCTTTTTGAGCGGTTTTTTCGTCTATATAAGTGAAGTCACAATTAAAGGAGGGTAACATGCGGCCGCTTGTTCAAATTGCTCCGAAAACAAACCACGAGGACTTTGAGAAATTAGTTTCACCATATTTGCAGTCTCTTCATTCCTACTGTCATTATGTGACTCGCTCCAAATGGGATGCAGAAGACTTAATGCAGGAAACATTGGTTAAGTTATATCAACGTTCTACTAAACAACACATTCCAATGTCTAAAGCTTACCTGCATCGTATTGCCTCAAATGCTTGGATTGATCGAGTGCGCAAGAAGAAGGTGGATGAAGTATTAACTGATCATGAGATTGAAAGCATAAATAAACATCAACCAGTATCCAGTGCTACGGCATTAGCCATAAACGTTCTGCTTAAGACATGTACACCTAAACAACGTGTTGTTTTCATGCTGGTGGATGCGTTTAATTATTCAGCGCAAGAAGCTGCGCACGTGTTAGGTGAGACAGAGGGGGCAGTAAAAGCCAACCTGCACCGAGCAAGGAAAAATATAAAAAAACAAAAAGTAGCTGAAACAGAGGTGGATGAGAGCTTAATTTCCGCTTATAGCACGGTTTTGATTGATGGTGATGTGAATAAAATCATTCGTATGTATCAGCAAGACATGCAGGCTAGCATGAGTAGTCAATTAAATAATGATCAATCAATCTATTCGATTCAGTTGATTGGAGGAACAACGATAGGGTATGCATTGGCTTGTATTATTTTAAGATCTGGTCAGAGGATGTACATTCCCATTTATCAGAAAACTGCCTATAAAACTGCGGAATATATAGGTGAATCTCTAAGAGCTGCATAAGAAAGGAGAACTTCATGTCAAATGTAGTTCCTTATGTCGTTGAGCAAACAAGTCGCGGGGAGAGATCGTATGATATCTATTCACGCTTACTCAAGGATCGAGTTGTTTTTTTAGGGTCAGAGGTAAATGATCCTGTAGCCAATAGCATTGTAGCTCAGTTATTGTTTTTAGCAGCAGAGGATCCAGATAAGGATATCTCGCTTTATATCAATAGTCCTGGTGGATCTACTTCTGCTGGTCTGGCTATACTTGATACAATGAATTTTATAAAGCCAGATGTTCAAACCATTTGTTTAGGTATGGCCGCTTCAATGGGTGCCATTCTATTAACAGCTGGAGCGAAAGGAAAACGTTTGGCACTACCAAACAGTGAGATTATGATTCATCAACCACTTGGTGGTGCGCAAGGCCAAGCGGCAGACATAGAAATTAGTGCACGAAGAATTATTAAACTTCGTGAGCAAATAGAAGAATTTATGTCAAACCAAACAGGGCAACCCAAAAGCAAAGTGGCAAAAGATATGGATCGAGATTATTTCATGTCATCAGAAGAAGCAATGCAATATGGGCTTATTGATAAAATTGTGAAAGGTCAATAGAAAAACGGCGTATTCCTACTATAGGGTACGCCGTTTTTCTATTATTTGTGAAGCGGTTGGAGACGTAACAAGGGACTTTAGTGAAATAAAGAAAAATCTCAAAACCTATTTGACACATAGGAATTATAAAGTTAGGATAGGGTAGTAAAATAATAAATAAGAACTACATATTAATGATGCGTTAACTAAAATGAGATGGTTTAAATCATCGTTTCGTGAGGTGGAAAACGTTGCAACTCCATAGTCAGAATAGTCCTTTTACTCAAGAACAAGTAGACTTATTAAATCAGTTGCTGCCAACATTGACAGCAGAACAAAAGATTTGGATCAGTGGGTATTTGGCTGCTAGTCAAACGGCAGTAGCCTCACTTACTAATCCAGAAATTAACCAAACTAATTTGCCTGTCGAGTCAGAATCTGTACCGAAAATTTCTAAAGAAGTCACCATTTTATTTGGCTCTCATACTGGAAACGGTCAGAATTTATCAGAAGATTTTGGTATTAAACTTGAAAGCAAGGGATTTCAAGTGAAGATCTCTTCAATGAGTGACTTTAAACCAAAAGAACTAAAAGATGTACAGAACTTGTTGGTTATTGTCAGTACACATGGAGAAGGAGATCCACCAGATAATGCGATCGCTTTCTTTGAGTTTCTTAATGGAAGGAAAGCTCCTAAACTAGAAAGTCTAAATTATGCCGTGCTTGCTTTAGGAGACTCATCTTATGAGTTTTTCTGTCAATCCGGAAAAGACATTGATAAACGATTAGAGGAGTTGGGAGGAAGCCGTCTCTATCCGCGGGTTGATTGTGATCTCGATTTTAGTGACGATGCCCAAGAGTGGTATGAAGGTGTCCTAACAGGCTTAAGTGAGTCGTTAGAAGTGAGCCCAGAAGGAGTACCGGCATCGAGTGTCAACCAATCGGGAGAAGCGAGTCAAGTCGCCTATTCGAGAACCAATCCTTTTAAAGCAGAAGTTTTAGAGAACCTTAATATTAATGGTCGTGGTTCAAATAAGGAAACAAGACACTTGGAGCTTTCATTAGAAGGGTCAGGATTGACGTTTGAACCAGGAGATAGTGTAGAATGTTTCCGGAAAACGACCGCGAATTAGTCGATCAATTATTAGAAGTAACTGGATGGAATGCAGAAACTTCTATTCAAGTGAACAAACAAGGGGATCTTCTAACTTTACGTGAAGCATTAATCTCTCATTACGAAATTACCGTTCTTTCAAAACCATTATTAGAAAAAGCCGTACAGCTTACAGAAAATGACGAGTTAAAAGCTTTGCTTGAAACAGATAACGCTGACAATCTCAGAAACTATTTAAATGGACGAGATTTAATTGACTTAATTAATGATTACGGTCCATGGAAGGCTGACGAAGTGGAGTTCACTTCTATCTTAAGAAAGATACCTTCACGTTTGTATTCTATTGCGAGTAGTTATGAGGCAAATCCTGATGAAGTTCACTTAACGATTGGTGCGTTGAGATACGACTCACATGGACGCTCGAGAAATGGTGTTTGTTCCGTTCAATGTGCAGAGCGATTAGAGACTGGAGATACTATACCAATTTTTATTCAACGCAATCAGAATTTTAGATTACCAACCGATTCAGAAACACCAATTATTATGATAGGTCCCGGCACGGGTATTGCGCCATTTCGTTCATTTATAGAAGAGCGAGAAGAGTTAGGTGTCACCGGGAAGTCATGGCTATTTTTTGGAGAACAACATTTTGTGACAGATTTCTTCTATCAAATTGAATGGCAGCGTTGGGTAGAAGAAGGTGTATTAACTAAACTAGATGTTGCATTCTCTCGTGATCAAGAAGAGAAGATCTATGTACAAAACAGAATGCTTGAAAAAAGCAAAGAGTTGTATGAATGGTTAGAAGCAGGGGCTACTGTCTATGTGTGTGGAGATGAAGCGCGTATGGCTCATGATGTACATGAAACGCTTGCGTCAATCTTGCAAACAGAGGGTGGTTTAGGTGCTGATGAGGCAGAGTCTTATTTAACAGATATGAAACAGCAAAAACGGTATCAGAGGGACGTCTACTAATCATTTAGACGTGGGAGGAGATTAAGATGGTAAAGTCAAATAGTGTCCATGCTCAAGAAGGACCTCCAAGTGATGTTGAACAAATTAAAGAAGAGAGTCAATACCTTCGTGGATCATTAGCTGAGACGTTAAAGAATCCATTAACTGGTGGGATTCCTGATTGGGACAATCGTTTAATGAAATTCCATGGTAGTTATCTTCAAGACGACCGTGACCTTCGAAATGAACGGCGCCAAGCAAAAATTAGAACCAACTTATCAGTTTATGGTGCGGGTAAGAGCTCCAGGTGGAGTTGCTACACCAGATCAATGGCTAACAATGGATCGTTTAGCGCTTCAATATGGAAACGGAACGTTAAAGCTGACAACTAGACAAGCGTTTCAAATGCACGGCATCCTAAAATGGAATATGAAAAAAGTATTAAAGAAATAAACGATTCTTTAATGGACACTCTTGCAGCCTGTGGAGATGTAAACCGCAATGTGATGAGTAATCCAAATCCTTACCAATCTGAAATTCATGGAGAAGTGTATGACTGGGCACGGAAACTAAGTGACTATTTATCACCTCGCACTAGAGCGTACCATGAAATTTGGTTAGATGAAGAAAAGGTAGTGGATAGTCAAGTAGAAGAAGAGCAAGAACCGATGTATGGTAAGTACTATTTACCGAGAAAGTTTAAGATTGGAATCGCAATTCCACCATCCAATGATGTAGACGTGTATTCACAAGATCTTGGTTTTATTGCAATTGTAGAAGATGGAGAATTAAAAGGATTTAATGTTGCGGTAGGTGGCGGTATGGGGATGACCCATGGCGATACAAACACGTACCCTCAATTATCTCGTGTAATAGGATTCTGTACGCCAGATCAGTTATTAGATGTAGCGGAGAAAATTATTACCATTCAAAGAGATTATGGGAATCGTTCTGTTCGTAAATATGCAAGATTTAAGTATACAATCGATGCCCGAGGATTAGACTGGGTGAAACAAGAGCTAAATGATCGTCTTGGGTGGCAGCTTGCAAAAGAGCATGAGTACCATTTTGACCATAATGGCGATCGATATGGTTGGGTAAAAGGTACAAATAAAAAATGGCACCTCACACTGTTTATTCAAAATGGACGAATAGTTGATACTGATGACTATCCACTAATGACTGGATTGCGTGAAATTGCGAAGATCCATACAGGAGATTTCCGAATTAGTGCAAATCAAAACCTTGTGATTAGCAATGTAACCAGTCAAAAGAAACGAAAGATCAATGAATTAGTAGATAAATATGGATTAACAGATGGTAAGGAATACTCTGCCCTGCGAAGAAGCTCAATGTCCTGTGTAGCTTTGCCGACCTGTGGAATGGCGATGGCTGAGTCTGAGAGATATTTACCATTGCTGGTTTCTAAGATTGAAGTAATACTAGAGGAATCTGGTTTGCGTGATGAAGAGATTGTGATTCGGATGGCGGGCTGTCCTAATGGCTGTTCTCGTGCTGCCCTAGGTGAGATTGGATTCATAGGTAAAGCACCAGGGAAATATAACTTATATCTTGGCGCGGGTTTTGCTGGGCAACGATTAAGTAAAATGTATAAAGAAAATATAGGGGAAGAGGAAATCTTAGAAACACTTAAGCCTATTATTTCTGATTATGCAAAGAATCGAGAAGAAGGCGAACATTTTGGTGACTTTGTCATACGATCAGGTTACGTAAAGGAAGTACTTTCAGGTACAGATTTTCACGTGTAAGTGTTTTTTAAATCAAGTATGCAGTATCTTTTTTGTGGAGGTACTGCATACTTAAACTGTAAGAATAAATAAACATTTTAAAAGTTGATAAGTTTTTTTAAAAAACTATTGAAGCTTTTCGTCGGACATGATATATTATTACTTGTCGTTAAGAGCGACGCACTTACCAATGTTCTTCAACAGGTTGCATAATGATTTATTCTCATTGCTTGCGCCCGTAGCTCAACTGGATAGAGTACTTGACTACGAATCAAGCGGTTAGAGGTTCGACTCCTCTCGGGCGCGCTTATCTTTTCTATTACATAGACTTCGGGAAGTAGCTCAGCTTGGTAGAGCACTTGGTTTGGGACCAAGGGGTCGCAGGTTCAAATCCTGTCTTCCCGACCATTTAATTTTTGGTCGACATTATTATATTGTGCGGGTGTAGTTTAGTGGTAAAACCTCAGCCTTCCAAGCTGATGATGTGAGTTCGATTCTCATCACCCGCTCCAAATTTTTATATTTGGCAGAACGTGCTTTTTTTATGTCTTTTTTTGGGCCTGTAGCTCAGCTGGTTAGAGCGCACGCCTGATAAGCGTGAGGTCGGTGGTTCGAGTCCACTCAGGCCCACCAAAAAAAGTTGTTGACAAACATTTCGATGTTTGGTAACATATAAAAGTCGCCAAGTGAGCGACAAACAAGTTCTTTGAAAACTGAACAAAAGCCAAGCGTACGAAGAGATACATGATATCTCATTAGTAACAAAAAAGTCGCAGGTAACACTGCGCAATTGGAAAGTTGATGGAGACATCAATGCCAGCAGTTGAGCAATCAACTCACCACTTTTATGGAGAGTTTGATCCTGGCTCAGGACGAACGCTTGCGGCGTGCCTAATACATGCAAGTCGAGCGGACGTTTTTGAAGCTTGCTTCAAAAACGTTAGCGGCGGACGGGTGAGTAACACGTGGGCAACCTGCCTTATCGACTGGGATAACTCCGGGAAACCGGGGCTAATACCGGATAACATCTAGCACTTCCTGGTGCAAGATTAAAAGAGGGCCTTCGGGCTCTCACGGTGAGATGGGCCCGCGGCGCATTAGCTAGTTGGAGAGGTAATGGCTCCCCAAGGCGACGATGCGTAGCCGACCTGAGAGGGTGATCGGCCACACTGGGACTGAGACACGGCCCAGACTCCTACGGGAGGCAGCAGTAGGGAATCTTCCGCAATGGACGAAAGTCTGACGGAGCAACGCCGCGTGAGTGATGAAGGGTTTCGGCTCGTAAAGCTCTGTTATGAGGGAAGAACACGTACCGTTCGAATAGGGCGGTACCTTGACGGTACCTCATCAGAAAGCCACGGCTAACTACGTGCCAGGAGCCGCGGTAATACGTAGGTGGCAAGCGTTGTCCGGAATTATTGGGCGTAAAGCGCGCGCAGGCGGCCTTTTAAGTCTGATGTGAAATCTTGCGGCTCAACCGCAAGCGGTCATTGGAAACTGGGAGGCTTGAGTACAGAAGAGGAGAGTGGAATTCCACGTGTAGCGGTGAAATGCGTAGATATGTGGAGGAACACCAGTGGCGAAGGCGACTCTCTGGTCTGTAACTGACGCTGAGGCGCGAAAGCGTGGGGAGCAAACAGGATTAGATACCCTGGTAGTCCACGCCGTAAACGATGAGTGCTAGGTGTTAGGGGTTTCGATGCCCGTAGTGCCGAAGTTAACACATTAAGCACTCCGCCTGGGGAGTACGGCCGCAAGGCTGAAACTCAAAGGAATTGACGGGGGCCCGCACAAGCAGTGGAGCATGTGGTTTAATTCGAAGCAACGCGAAGAACCTTACCAGGTCTTGACATCCTTTGACCACTCTGGAGACAGAGCTTCCCCTTCGGGGGCAAAGTGACAGGTGGTGCATGGTTGTCGTCAGCTCGTGTCGTGAGATGTTGGGTTAAGTCCCGCAACGAGCGCAACCCTTGACCTTAGTTGCCAGCATTTAGTTGGGCACTCTAAGGTGACTGCCGGTGACAAACCGGAGGAAGGTGGGGATGACGTCAAATCATCATGCCCCTTATGACCTGGGCTACACACGTGCTACAATGGATGGTACAAAGGGTTGCGAAGCCGCGAGGTGAAGCCAATCCCATAAAGCCATTCTCAGTTCGGATTGTAGGCTGCAACTCGCCTGCATGAAGCTGGAATTGCTAGTAATCGCGGATCAGCATGCCGCGGTGAATACGTTCCCGGGCCTTGTACACACCGCCCGTCACACCACGAGAGTTTGTAACACCCGAAGTCGGTGAGGTAACCTTTTGGAGCCAGCCGCCGAAGGTGGGACAGATGATTGGGGTGAAGTCGTAACAAGGTAGCCGTATCGGAAGGTGCGGTCGGATCACCTCCTTTCTAGGGAGTAATACTTCTAGTCGATCACACAGGTTTACCTGATGTGAATACGCTTTGGCTTTTGTTCGGTTTTGAATGAACTTATTCATTCTAATATTTACCCCATTTGGGGGCCTGTAGCTCAGCTGGTTAGAGCGCACGCCTGATAAGCGTGAGGTCGGTGGTTCGAGTCCACTCAGGCCCACCATTTAAATAGTAACGGGGCCTTAGCTCAGCTTGGAGAGCGCCTGCCTTGCACGCAGGAGGTCAGCGGTTCGATCCCGCTAGGCTCCACCATAATCTCTTTAGAACAAATATAAGTGTTATTTGATGACCTTTTTTTGTGTCTGAAGGTTGGTTCTTTGAAAACTAAATCGTGCAATGCAAAACACACACACAACGCAATCATCTCTATAGATGTGAGCGAGTCTTTATATACACCAGTGTATTTGACAAAGAGCATCAAGCAGTTCGAGGACACAAGTTTTCGAATGAGGGAACGTACACCCGTACGTGACCGATTGAGAATAACGCAGTGGACGAAGAAATGCGCCGATGATCTGCAGTCAAATTTGGTTAAGTTAGAAAGGGCGCACGGTGAATGCCTTGGCACTAGGAGCCGAAGAAGGACGCGACGAACGGCGAAACGCCTCGGGGAGCTGTAAGTGAGCTTTGATCCGAGGATATCCGAATGGGGGAACCCACCATTTTTAATCGAATGGTACCCGTATCTGAATACATAGGATACGAGGAGGCAGACCCGGGGAACTGAAACATCTAAGTACCCGGAGGAAGAGAAAGAAAATCGATTTCCTGAGTAGCGGCGAGCGAAACGGAAAGAGCCCAAACCTGAAGGCTTGCCTTCAGGGGTTGTAGGACATTCCATTGGAGTCATAAAGAAACGGAGTAGGTGAAGCATCTGGAAAGATGCGTCAAAGAGGGTAACAACCCCGTAGCCGAAACTTCGTTTCCTCCGGAGTGTATCCTGAGTACGGCGGGACACGTGAAACCCCGTCGGAATCCGGGAGGACCATCTCCCAAGGCTAAATACTACCTAGTGACCGATAGTGAACCAGTACCGTGAGGGAAAGGTGAAAAGCACCCCGGAAGGGGAGTGAAAGAGATCCTGAAACCGTGTGCCTACAACTAGTCAGAGCCCATTAACGGGTGATGGCGTGCCTTTTGTAGAATGAACCGGCGAGTTACGATGTCGTGCAAGGTTAAGCTGATGAGGCGGAGCCGTAGCGAAAGCGAGTCTGAATAGGGCGATTTGAGTACGCCGT
Coding sequences within it:
- a CDS encoding Rrf2 family transcriptional regulator, coding for MNYSKGTNYALHTMLYLATQKENLIVGVQELADHQSVSPSYLSKILTKLTKQGLIESHSGAQGGYRLSRDKYTISFLDIIQAVEGNAPLFKGCERNAPGCLIEAVMEESEQKMDEYLLSKTIGHVADQANQSM
- a CDS encoding RNA polymerase sigma factor, encoding MRPLVQIAPKTNHEDFEKLVSPYLQSLHSYCHYVTRSKWDAEDLMQETLVKLYQRSTKQHIPMSKAYLHRIASNAWIDRVRKKKVDEVLTDHEIESINKHQPVSSATALAINVLLKTCTPKQRVVFMLVDAFNYSAQEAAHVLGETEGAVKANLHRARKNIKKQKVAETEVDESLISAYSTVLIDGDVNKIIRMYQQDMQASMSSQLNNDQSIYSIQLIGGTTIGYALACIILRSGQRMYIPIYQKTAYKTAEYIGESLRAA
- the clpP gene encoding ATP-dependent Clp endopeptidase proteolytic subunit ClpP, with the translated sequence MSNVVPYVVEQTSRGERSYDIYSRLLKDRVVFLGSEVNDPVANSIVAQLLFLAAEDPDKDISLYINSPGGSTSAGLAILDTMNFIKPDVQTICLGMAASMGAILLTAGAKGKRLALPNSEIMIHQPLGGAQGQAADIEISARRIIKLREQIEEFMSNQTGQPKSKVAKDMDRDYFMSSEEAMQYGLIDKIVKGQ
- a CDS encoding NADPH-dependent assimilatory sulfite reductase hemoprotein subunit encodes the protein MEYEKSIKEINDSLMDTLAACGDVNRNVMSNPNPYQSEIHGEVYDWARKLSDYLSPRTRAYHEIWLDEEKVVDSQVEEEQEPMYGKYYLPRKFKIGIAIPPSNDVDVYSQDLGFIAIVEDGELKGFNVAVGGGMGMTHGDTNTYPQLSRVIGFCTPDQLLDVAEKIITIQRDYGNRSVRKYARFKYTIDARGLDWVKQELNDRLGWQLAKEHEYHFDHNGDRYGWVKGTNKKWHLTLFIQNGRIVDTDDYPLMTGLREIAKIHTGDFRISANQNLVISNVTSQKKRKINELVDKYGLTDGKEYSALRRSSMSCVALPTCGMAMAESERYLPLLVSKIEVILEESGLRDEEIVIRMAGCPNGCSRAALGEIGFIGKAPGKYNLYLGAGFAGQRLSKMYKENIGEEEILETLKPIISDYAKNREEGEHFGDFVIRSGYVKEVLSGTDFHV